The segment CAGTTAAACAGTCCATGGGTAATTTAATGTTTGAGTGGCTTACCTATccccttgttcttggttaCGATGTCGCGGGCCAAGTCGTCAAAACTGGCTCCAGAGTTACTCGGTTCATAGACGGTGATAGAATCGTGGGAGTCGCAGCAGCTATGGATAAGCGTGGAAGAAGACCAGATAAAGGCGCTTTCCAAAAGCTTGTCGTGGTTAGAGAGCATTTGGCTACCAAAGTTCCTACAGGTATGAAGAGCGCTGGTGCGAGCGTGTTGCCTCTGACTGCGGTCACCGCTGCGTGCGCGTTGTTCCAAAAGGACCAACTAGAACTTCAAATGCCCTAGATCAAGGCACAGCACAAATCTACTAGCAAGACAGTCCTGGTTCAGGGAGCCGGCACGAGTATAGGGAAGAACGCCATACAGCTTGCTATCGCGGCTGGCTACCATGTTATTGCAACGGCATCACCCGAAAACTGGGATACTATGCGTAATCTCTGTGCATTTGCAGTATTCGACTATCGCAGCTCGTCAGTCATAGACGATGTGGTGACTAGTTTGAAGGACAGAAAGTGTGCAGGTGCCGTAGCCATTGGACAAGGCTCCCTGGCAAAGTGCGTTGACATTGTCAAGATGATTCCTGGCGCTGCGAAGAATGTCGCTCAAGTCACAATTGATATGCCAGAGTCGCCACCAACAAGCAAGTTCTCTATCCTAGCTGCGAGGCGGATACAGGTCTGAATCCAATGGAAAACACATACAAAAATCCAGGAGGGAGTCAGCACTTAGGTTTTCAACACCACAACTAAGATTTCTTATCTTATGTAGCTCTTTCCGGAAACTTAGCCATTGGAAAGTATTAAgatatttttttttttaatgaTTAGGTCAATATTCCTGTTGTAGCTTCTTGTTAAACTCAAGAAACAATGCCGTCACTGCTCGACCGTGACGATTTCCCCTTATGGATTAATTAGTACAGTTTTTAGAGAGCGTGACGATTCCCCAAATTGGCTAGCGTAGATAAGCTACGGATGACAGAGTTTATTCCTTGTTcgaggaaagagaaaacaacctTGGCCCATGGCCGTTTTCGGTTTTGATGCAAACCCTGTCAAACCCCCCAAAACGGCTTGCTTGACCGGCTGCAGCCATAAAAGCCCCTCAGCATAGACTGACAACGCAGGGCTATCAGGCGTTCAGTGGCACTTGTGACAGACTGGCAAGTGCAGGCAAGCAACTCAAAAGCGGCTCGGCGAGTCACTCAGTGATGCGAGAGGACAATTGCGGCATGGCAGTGAGGGGAACCGAATGGGTAATCATTGGCTGTCGTATATTTCCTCAATCGTAAGGTGACACGCTTTACCCCGCAAACCATATTAGAATTAAGTTGTTGTTAGGCAGATCGGCCCGCTCCGCGAAGATAACTAAGGCCTGAGAAAACAACCTGTATTATGAATTCGCGCTCAAAGAAAAAAGCCTCCTGCTGCATTGCAGATATTGGAGCTTCCTGTCTCGCTCCATTCTGAATACGATGAGTGACGAGTTGCTTCGTGTATGGTGGCGGGGGTGCGCCATTTTCTGAACCAACGTAGCCGAAGTCTCCTCGGCCCATTGCTGCCTGATACTTAAGCCAGCGGCCACACTAAAAGCAATCATACAGTTTCCCAGCCGTGTTGCACACTGCCACCGTTGAGCTGAGGTGGCTAGCTGTAAGGTGGCAGGACTTGTTCTGGACTGTCGAATGTTCGA is part of the Fusarium oxysporum Fo47 chromosome VII, complete sequence genome and harbors:
- a CDS encoding chaperonin 10-like protein — its product is MGNLMFEWLTYPLVLGYDVAGQVVKTGSRVTRFIDGDRIVGVAAAMDKRGRRPDKGAFQKLVVVREHLATKVPTGMKSAGASVLPLTAVTAAKTVLVQGAGTSIGKNAIQLAIAAGYHVIATASPENWDTMRNLCAFAVFDYRSSSVIDDVVTSLKDRKCAGAVAIGQGSLAKCVDIVKMIPGAAKNVAQVTIDMPESPPTSKFSILAARRIQV